The genome window CCTCGCAGGCCAGGCCGCCCGCGAAGGTCACCGCGTGCTGTTCGGCGATGCCCACGTCGAAATAGCGGTCGGGAAAGCGCCGCTCGAATTCGACCAGGCCGCTGCCTTCGCGCATGGCCGGCGTGATGCCGATCAGGCGCGTGTCCTCGGCCGCCATGTCGCACAGCCAGTCGCCGAACACCTGGGTGAAGGTCTTCTTGGGCGGCGTGGACGGCTTGCTGATGCCCACTGCGGGATCGAACTTGCCGGGTCCGTGGTACAGGACGGGATCGGCCTCGGCCAGCTTGTATCCCTGTCCCTTGCGGGTGACGACGTGCAGGAAGCGCGGGCCCGACAGCTTGCGCATGTTCTGCAGCGTGGGGATCAGCGAATCGAGGTCGTGTCCGTCGATGGGGCCGACATAGTTGAAGCCCAGTTCCTCGAACATCGTGGCGGGCGTGACCATGCCCTTGGCGTGTTCCTCGATGCGGCGGGCCAGTTCGAACACGGGCGGCACGTGCGACAGCACGGCCTTGCCCACGTTGCGCGCGGCGGCATAGAACCTGCCCGACATCAGGCGCGCGAGGTAGCGGTTCAGCGCACCGACCGGCGGCGAGATCGACATGTCGTTGTCGTTCAGGATCACCAGCAGGTCCACGTCGGGCATGACGCCGCCGTTGTTCAGCGCCTCGAAGGCCATGCCGGCGGACATCGCGCCATCGCCGATCACGGCGATATGCTTGCGGTCGATGCCGGCATAGCGGGCGGCCGCCGCCATGCCCAGCGCGGCCGAGATGGAGGTGGACGAATGCGCGGTGCCGAAGGCGTCGTAGTCGGATTCGCTGCGGCGGGGAAAGCCCGAGATGCCGCCCTGCTGCCGCAGCGTCGCCATGCCGGCGCGCCGGCCCGTCAGGATCTTGTGCGGATAGGTCTGGTGTCCCACGTCCCAGACGATGCGGTCGTCGGGCGT of Pigmentiphaga sp. H8 contains these proteins:
- the dxs gene encoding 1-deoxy-D-xylulose-5-phosphate synthase; its protein translation is MPTDMLDRIESPADLKKLDRCQLSALADELRAFVLESVSRTGGHLSSNLGTVELTLALHYVFDTPDDRIVWDVGHQTYPHKILTGRRAGMATLRQQGGISGFPRRSESDYDAFGTAHSSTSISAALGMAAAARYAGIDRKHIAVIGDGAMSAGMAFEALNNGGVMPDVDLLVILNDNDMSISPPVGALNRYLARLMSGRFYAAARNVGKAVLSHVPPVFELARRIEEHAKGMVTPATMFEELGFNYVGPIDGHDLDSLIPTLQNMRKLSGPRFLHVVTRKGQGYKLAEADPVLYHGPGKFDPAVGISKPSTPPKKTFTQVFGDWLCDMAAEDTRLIGITPAMREGSGLVEFERRFPDRYFDVGIAEQHAVTFAGGLACEGLKPVVAIYSTFLQRGYDQLIHDVALQDLDVTFALDRAGLVGADGATHAGNYDIAFVRCIPNMVVATPSDEAECRLLLSTCYRHPGPATVRYPRGAGRGASPAANLDAVALGKGVVRRESGRAQPGGKAGVAILAFGTLAVPALQAGQALDASVADMRFVKPIDRELILDLAARHAALVTVEEGSIMGGAGSAVCEVLSEAGVSVPVMQLGLPDRFIDHGDQAALLAGLGLDAAGIEASVRGRFPDQVS